From a single Aythya fuligula isolate bAytFul2 chromosome 16, bAytFul2.pri, whole genome shotgun sequence genomic region:
- the NCOA6 gene encoding nuclear receptor coactivator 6 isoform X3 produces MSDWLPLLDTMVLDDLPNLEDTYASLYSSAMEDLEVEFDSGLEEDEQKQEATPEDSTIFVAFKGDIGDKDFEQKLSVILENVPGLLHMESNQLKLQKIEPWNSVRVTFNIPREAAERLRILAQNNNQQLRDLGILSVQIEGEGAINLALAQNRSQDVRINGPLGANNSVRMETGFPMQGGQGLIRMSNAAAVMMSQSGNVPSSMVASGASTELQPRTPRPSSQPDAMDPLLSGLNIQQQNHPSGSLAPQLHPMQSVPVNRQMNSANFQQLQQQTQLQTRPPQPHQQPQQGIRPSFTSPAQVPVPPGWNQLPSGALQPPPTQGALGTLTVNQGWKKAPLSGQMQQQLQARPSLATVQTPTHPPPPYPFGSQQASQAHSNFPQMSNPGQFTAPQMKSLQGGPSRVPTPLQQPHLTNKSPASSPSSFQQGSPASSPTVNQTQQQMGPRPPQSSTLSQGFQQPVSSPSRNPMVQQGNVPPNFMVMQQQNQGPQGLHPGLGGMPKRLPPGFSSGQSNQSFMQGQVPSTAPGTPVNSGAPQLQTSQSVQHTGGQGSGPPQNQMQAPHGPPNMMQTNLMGLHGNMNNQQAGASGVPQVNMGNIQGQPQQGPQSQLMGMHQQIVSSQGQMVNIQAQGSMNPQNQMILSRTQLMPQGQMMVTPQNQNLGPSPQRMTPPKQMIPQQGQQMMPTHNQMMGPQGQVLLQQNSLMEQMMTAQMQGNKQPFNTQNQSNVMTGPAQMMRGPTPNMQGNMVQFTGQMMAQQGPVNGNPSQVMGIQGQVLRPTGPGTHISQQLGDTTTTTNNDVNLTQMLPDVPVQQPNMVPSHMQAMQGNNNASGSHFSGHGLPFSTGFSGTPNGNQISCGQNPGFPVNKDVTLTSPLLVNLLQSDISAGHFGVNNKQNNQNANKPKKKKPPRKKKNNQQLEQTNSSEPRPGGLEESDQSSMSGDQGMNVDNSGPKLSDFASRPPGYPSQPVEQRPLQQMPPQLMPHTQQPQPQQQQPPPQQAQAPPQTPQQQQQMMMMLMMQQDPKSVRLPVPQGVHPPRGPLNPDAQRMPMQQSGNMPVMVNLQGPGSVPPSPDKQRISLPGNPSLGNNARKMVYQDNVQNPSSSPLGEVSSVPSIPEGGGTEVPPASGAQNNLTSHLVVSQNQLMMTGPKPGPSTLSTAQGASPQQQSNSLPGTLTHHFPNVATPSQTSRPKTPNRASPRPYYPQTPNNRPPSTEPSEISLSPERLNASIAGLFPPQINIPLPPRPNLNRGFDQQGLNPTTLKAIGQAPSNLTINNQSNFAAPQSHKLEGVVMNSGKQTNTGGTKRASPSSSRRSSPGSSRKTTPSPGRQNSKAAKLSLNTQQNPSLLQNIDMQRNMMVGPTSLPTPVTSFQNNNMLNNQNPTVSVPAVPEDSKESLSVPQDNECQSTQGVQGNKDQPNIELKAIPTPEIKTLVPEEQSKKDGQALDTGKLPVLEESKPMVSPAMKEAPTSLSQLLDNSGAPNVTIKPPGLTGLEMAPIVTTVEDLKKIAVIPPLQDTSSSKEPSNSLSLPQNNESCSNPGHQELGEINSNVTQSIPPVMQRPVSSSSVSGPLPPNQITVFVTSNPITSSANTSAQLPSHLQPALVSTVVTMPNVGSKVMVSEGQSAAQSNARPQFITPVFINSSSIIQVMKGSQPSTIPAAPMTSNSSLMPQSVAVVGPLHIPQNIKFSSAPAPPSTSSSSPAPSIPTSRPLVLNPLAPPVQLPSPATTTSNVSSHLPAQPAKDFSLEEAASQSNGSSDQCSVTVTQSGPVVSPLLTSSPGSGNRRSPVSSSKGKGKVDKIGQLLLTKACKKVTGSLEKGEEQYALDGEAEGQGPEMSVPNSLATEQSPAELDNKTVTPPAPSLTKQSTSGPGNVSVSTAAAVSASVSPSLSTSTPTSALSAVTTPVVPELAPATPCTNGSNHSSLPAEQTGVGLVEEKTGSHQELLQNTDVVFDVNV; encoded by the exons ATGTCTGATTGGCTCCCGTTGTTGGACACAATGGTTTTGGATGACCTACCAAACCTGGAAGATACATATGCCTCCTTGTACTCCTCAGCTATGGAAGACTTAGAGGTGGAGTTTGATTCAGGACTGGAGGAAGATGAACAGAAACAGGAGGCTACTCCTGAAGATTCCACAATCTTTGTAGCTTTTAAAGGAGATATAGGGGACAAAGACTTTGAGCAGAAACTAAGTGTCATATTGGAGAATGTGCCTGGCCTTTTACACATGg aatCCAACCAGTTAAAACTGCAGAAGATAGAGCCTTGGAACAGTGTACGTGTTACCTTCAATATACCACGGGAAGCTGCAGAGCGACTGCGGATTCTGGCTCAGAATAATAACCAACAACTTCGTGACCTGGGAATTCTCTCAGTTCAGATTGAAG GGGAAGGTGCTATCAATTTAGCTTTAGCTCAAAACAGAAGCCAAGATGTCCGAATCAATGGGCCCCTGGGAGCAAACAACTCAGTACGAATGGAAACAGGATTTCCCATGCAAGGGGGACAAG gtttaATAAGAATGAGCAATGCCGCAGCTGTCATGATGTCCCAGAGTGGGAATGTGCCCTCCTCTATGGTGGCAAGTGGTGCTAGTACTGAGCTGCAGCCAAGAACACCTAGACCTTCCTCACAGCCAG ATGCAATGGACCCACTTTTATCTGGGCTAAATATCCAGCAGCAAAATCATCCATCTGGATCTTTAGCTCCGCAACTCCATCCAATGCAGTCAGTTCCTGTAAACAGGCAAATGAACTCAGCCAACTTTCAGCAATTGCAGCAACAGACACAGTTGCAGACACGTCCTCCGCAGCCAcatcagcagccccagcagggtaTTCGACCTTCATTTACTTCACCAGCACAGGTTCCGGTTCCCCCTGGCTGGAACCAGCTTCCTTCAGGAGCACTTCAGCCTCCTCCAACCCAGGGAGCACTGGGTACATTGACAGTAAACCAGGGTTGGAAAAAGGCCCCATTGTCTGGACAAATGCAGCAGCAACTTCAAGCAAGACCATCTCTAGCCACAGTACAAACTCCTACTCATCCTCCACCTCCATACCCTTTTGGAAGCCAGCAAGCTTCCCAGGCTCACTCAAACTTTCCCCAAATGAGCAATCCTGGCCAGTTTACTGCTCCTCAAATGAAAAGCCTTCAGGGAGGGCCCTCACGGGTTCCTACACCACTACAGCAACCCCACCTGACCAACAAATCTCCTGCTTCCTCACCCTCCTCCTTCCAGCAGGGATCTCCTGCATCATCTCCAACAGTTAACCAGACGCAGCAGCAGATGGGACCAAGGCCTCCCCAGAGTAGCACGCTTTCCCAGGGATTTCAGCAGCCTGTCAGTTCTCCCAGTCGTAATCCTATGGTGCAACAGGGGAACGTACCCCCCAACTTCATGGTgatgcagcagcaaaaccaaggTCCACAAGGTTTGCACCCTGGCTTAGGAG GAATGCCCAAGCGCCTCCCTCCTGGGTTCTCTTCAGGCCAGTCTAACCAGAGCTTCATGCAAGGTCAGGTGCCTTCCACCGCACCAGGAACACCGGTGAACAGCGGAGCTCCGCAACTACAAACTAGCCAAAGTGTGCAGCACACAG GTGGCCAAGGATCTGGACCTCCTCAGAATCAGATGCAAGCACCACATGGCCCACCAAATATGATGCAGACCAATTTAATGGGACTTCATGGAAATATGAACAACCAGCAGGCTGGTGCTAGTGGGGTGCCACAAGTTAACATGGGCAACATACAGGGCCAGCCACAACAAGGACCACAGTCTCAGCTTATGGGAATGCATCAGCAAATCGTATCCTCCCAAGGACAGATGGTAAACATTCAGGCTCAGGGATCGATGAACCCTCAAAACCAGATGATACTTTCTCGAACTCAGCTCATGCCACAAGGCCAAATGATGGTAAcaccacaaaaccaaaatcttgGCCCTTCACCCCAAAGGATGACCCCGCCCAAACAGATGATTCCCCAGCAGGGACAACAGATGATGCCTACACACAATCAGATGATGGGACCTCAAGGCCAGGTCTTGTTACAGCAAAACTCATTGATGGAACAGATGATGACTGCTCAGATGCAAGGAAATAAACAGCCTTTTAATACTCAAAACCAGTCCAACGTTATGACGGGGCCAGCTCAAATGATGAGAGGACCAACCCCAAACATGCAGGGTAACATGGTGCAGTTCACTGGGCAGATGATGGCACAGCAAGGCCCTGTGAACGGTAACCCTTCTCAGGTTATGGGGATTCAAGGGCAAGTTTTAAGACCTACTGGACCTGGCACCCACATATCTCAGCAGCTTGGGGATACTACCACAACAACGAATAATGATGTGAACTTGACACAGATGTTACCTGATGTTCCCGTGCAGCAGCCAAACATGGTGCCTTCCCATATGCAAGCAATGCAAGGAAACAACAATGCTTCGGGGAGTCATTTTTCTGGCCACGGACTGCCTTTCAGTACTGGGTTTAGTGGAACGCCAAATGGGAATCAGATTTCCTGTGGACAGAATCCTGGTTTTCCTGTCAATAAAGATGTCACGCTCACAAGTCCGCTCTTGGTTAACCTTCTACAAAGTGACATATCGGCAGGACACTTTGGTGtgaacaacaaacaaaataatcagaatGCCAATAAgccaaaaaagaagaaacctccaaggaagaagaaaaacaatcaacAACTGGAACAGACAAA ctcttcAGAACCTCGTCCAGGTGGTCTGGAGGAGAGTGATCAGTCATCAATGTCTGGAGATCAAGGAATGAATGTAGATAACTCAGGCCCTAAACTTTCAGACTTTGCAAGTAGGCCACCAG GTTATCCTTCTCAGCCGGTGGAACAAAGACCACTTCAGCAGATGCCACCTCAACTCATGCCACATACACAGCAGCCacagccgcagcagcagcagccaccaccacAGCAAGCCCAGGCACCACCACAAACACcgcagcaacagcagcaaatgaTGATGATGCTTATGATGCAGCAGGATCCCAAATCAGTCAGGCTTCCTGTGCCACAAGGAGTTCACCCACCTCGAGGACCTCTGAATCCAGATGCTCAACGAATGCCAATGCAGCAGAGTGGTAACATGCCAGTAATGGTTAATCTACAAGGTCCAGGATCAGTGCCTCCATCTCCTGATAAACAGAGAATTTCCTTGCCAGGCAATCCTTCTCTGGGAAACAATGCAAGAAAAATGGTTTATCAAGATAATGTACAGAATCCTTCCAGCTCACCTCTAGGGGAGGTTTCATCAGTGCCTTCCATTCCAGAAGGAGGTGGAACTGAAGTCCCCCCAGCATCGGGAGCTCAGAATAATTTGACATCTCATTTAGTAGTTTCACAGAACCAGTTAATGATGACGGGACCCAAACCTGGACCATCCACACTTTCAACTGCCCAAGGTGCAAGTCCTCAACAGCAGTCTAATTCTCTGCCTGGCACTCTCACACACCATTTTCCAAATGTTGCCACCCCATCACAAACTTCAAGGCCTAAAACCCCAAACAGGGCTAGCCCAAGGCCATATTATCCTCAGACTCCTAATAACCGTCCACCTAGCACAGAACCCTCTGAAATAAGCCTGTCTCCAGAGAGACTCAATGCTTCTATAGCTGGTCTTTTCCCTCCTCAGATAAATATTCCTTTACCTCCCAGGCCTAATCTCAACAGAGGATTTGATCAGCAAGGTCTTAATCCAACTACTTTGAAGGCCATTGGACAAGCCCCATCAAATCTCACAATTAACAATCAGTCTAATTTTGCTGCTCCACAGTCACACAAATTGGAAGGTGTGGTCAtgaattcaggaaaacaaaccaacactGGAGGAACAAAGAGAGCAAGTCCAAGCAGTAGTCGAAGGTCCAGTCCTGGATCCAGTAGGAAAACAACACCAAGCCCTGGCAGACAAAACTCAAAAGCAGCTAAATTATCATTGAATACTCAGCAGAATCCATCTCTCTTGCAGAACATAGATATGCAAAGAAATATGATGGTTGGTCCCACTTCTTTGCCAACACCGGTgacaagttttcaaaataataacatGCTAAATAATCAGAATCCCACAGTTTCTGTACCTGCTGTTCCTGAAGACAGTAAAGAGAGCCTTAGTGTTCCTCAAGATAATGAGTGCCAGAGCACACAAGGTGTCCAAGGTAACAAAGACCAACCCAATATTGAACTAAAAGCTATCCCTACTCcggaaataaaaacattggtTCCAGAGGAACAGTCAAAAAAAGATGGGCAGGCCTTAGACACAGGTAAGCTTCCAGTTCTGGAGGAGAGTAAACCCATGGTATCTCCAGCTATGAAGGAAGCACCCACTTCTTTAAGTCAACTTCTTGATAATTCTGGAGCTCCTAATGTAACCATTAAGCCCCCTGGGCTGACTGGTCTTGAAATGGCACCAATAGTCACCACTGTGGAGGACCTAAAAAAGATAGCTGTCATTCCTCCACTGCAAGATACATCCTCTAGCAAAGAGCCATCTAATTCACTTAGCTTGCCTCAAAATAATGAGTCCTGTTCAAATCCAGGGCATCAGGAACTGGGAGAAATAAACTCAAATGTTACACAGAGCATTCCTCCAGTAATGCAAAGGCCTGTCAGCTCTTCTTCTGTTTCAGGTCCTTTACCACCCAACCAGATAACAGTTTTTGTAACTTCAAACCCTATTACATCTTCTGCTAATACGTCGGCACAATTGCCATCTCACTTGCAACCTGCATTGGTGTCTACTGTTGTCACAATGCCTAATGTAGGCAGCAAAGTTATGGTTTCTGAGGGACAGTCGGCAGCTCAGTCTAACGCCCGGCCACAGTTCATTACACCTGTTTTTATAAACTCATCATCAATAATTCAGGTTATGAAAGGGTCTCAGCCAAGCACGATTCCCGCAGCACCGATGACATCTAACTCTAGCCTAATGCCTCAGTCAGTCGCTGTTGTGGGTCCCTTACATATACCACAGAATATAAAGttctcctctgcccctgcacCTCCTAGCACGTCCTCTAGCAGCCCTGCTCCTAGTATTCCCACGAGCAGGCCCCTGGTTCTAAATCCCTTGGCACCTCCTGTGCAGCTGCCTTCTCCTGCTACCACGACTTCAAATGTTTCTTCGCATCTTCCTGCCCAGCCAGCGAAGGACTTCAGCCTCGAGGAGGCAGCTTCTCAAAGCAATGGATCGAGTGACCAGTGCTCTGTTACAGTGACACAGTCTGGACCTGTTGTTTCACCTCTTCTTACCAGCAGTCCAGGATCTGGGAACAGACGAAGTCCTGTTTCATCAAgtaagggaaagggaaaagtagACAAGATTGGTCAGCTCTTACTTACAAAAGCATGTAAGAAAGTCACGGGCTCCCTCGAGAAGGGGGAAGAGCAGTATGCTTTGGATGGAGAAGCAGAAGGTCAGGGACCAGAAATGTCAGTCCCAAACAGTTTGGCAACAGAACAATCACCAGCAGAACTAGACAATAAAACTGTGACACCTCCAGCACCCAGTCTTACAAAACAGAGCACTTCTGGGCCTGGCAATGTGAGTGttagcactgctgctgcagtttctgcttctgtgtcTCCAAGCTTATCAACAAGCACTCCTACAAGTGCACTGTCAGCTGTAACCACTCCAGTAGTCCCAGAGCTTGCACCTGCAACACCATGCACTAATGGTAGCAACCACAGCAGCTTACCAGCTGAGCAAACTGGGGTTGGTTTGGtggaggagaaaacaggatCACATCAGGAACTGCTGCAAAATACAG ATGTGGTGTTTGATGTGAACGTATGA